Proteins encoded by one window of Primulina huaijiensis isolate GDHJ02 chromosome 1, ASM1229523v2, whole genome shotgun sequence:
- the LOC140966071 gene encoding pentatricopeptide repeat-containing protein At2g38420, mitochondrial, translating to MWRDAAQCRRVSMLFISTSSFSSSSSKPSSVRNYYLRKRRKCPLQPFKQQWLQSFSHQLAMRSFKESIKNGETRILFSLVQSFSTYQIEPSPKAYRFLFKFLTQKHRLFGHQIPQILDHIEKVASFETPECVIIDLIEFYGENNMLTEAVELFFRIPKFRCEPSVEALNALLSVICREKRGLEIVPQILLKTQAMNIRIEESSYRILIRALCKIGSVSQALELSKYMVDDGFIADKKICSLMLATMCEQMDNDICEVLGFLEDLKMLGFELRMVDFSNLIRVLVRRGKGIDALGVLKQMKTNRIRPDIMCYNLILYGLIVERDFLRVDKVFDELLLKGLIPDIHTYNLFINCLCMQNKIEDGIKMLGSMGELGCAPKLSTYITVLKALCEAGDLDRVREMMKGMRKKGVNLDSESYEIMIHGLIRNADMTEACCLLNEMLDDNYVLPPASLDRIICRLIKMGLFFNATELLNAVGFKGC from the coding sequence ATGTGGAGGGATGCTGCGCAATGCAGGCGAGTCTCTATGTTGTTCATATCAACATCATCGTTTTCATCTTCTTCGAGCAAGCCTTCGTCTGTGCGCAACTACTATTTGAGGAAGAGAAGAAAATGTCCTCTTCAACCATTCAAACAACAGTGGCTCCAAAGTTTTTCGCATCAATTAGCCATGCGGTCCTTCAAAGAATCTATCAAAAATGGCGAAACCCGTATTCTTTTTTCCCTCGTTCAGTCCTTCTCCACTTACCAAATTGAACCTTCTCCCAAAGCTTACCGATTTCTGTTCAAGTTCTTGACTCAAAAGCACCGCTTGTTTGGTCACCAAATCCCACAAATTCTTGATCACATTGAGAAAGTTGCGAGCTTTGAAACACCCGAATGCgtaattattgatttgatcGAGTTTTATGGTGAGAATAACATGTTGACTGAGGCTGTGGAGCTTTTCTTTAGGATACCAAAATTTAGATGTGAACCTTCTGTGGAGGCGTTGAATGCTCTGCTATCGGTTATTTGTAGGGAAAAAAGGGGACTTGAGATTGTCCCTCAAATCTTGTTAAAGACTCAGGCTATGAATATTAGAATTGAGGAATCTAGTTATAGGATTCTGATAAGAGCCCTTTGCAAAATAGGGAGTGTTAGTCAGGCTCTCGAGCTGTCGAAATATATGGTGGACGACGGATTTATTgcagataaaaaaatttgttctttGATGCTTGCAACAATGTGTGAGCAAATGGATAATGACATTTGTGAAGTTTTGGGGTTTTTGGAGGATTTGAAAATGTTAGGGTTTGAACTAAGAATGGTTGATTTTTCTAATTTGATCAGGGTTTTGGTGAGAAGGGGTAAGGGTATTGATGCTTTGGGAGTGTTGAAACAGATGAAAACGAACAGAATCCGTCCTGATATCATGTGTTACAACTTGATACTCTATGGATTGATCGTTGAAAGGGACTTCTTGAGGGTGGATAAAGTGTTTGATGAATTGCTTCTAAAAGGGTTGATACCTGATATCCATACTTACAATCTGTTCATCAATTGTTTATGTATGCAAAATAAGATAGAGGATGGAATTAAAATGTTGGGTTCAATGGGGGAGTTGGGATGTGCACCGAAGTTGAGTACATATATTACAGTCTTGAAGGCATTATGCGAAGCCGGGGACCTGGACAGAGTGAGGGagatgatgaaaggaatgagaAAGAAAGGGGTCAATCTTGATTCAGAATCTTACGAGATTATGATCCACGGTTTGATTAGAAATGCTGATATGACTGAAGCTTGTTGTTTGTTAAACGAAATGTTGGATGATAACTATGTTCTTCCACCAGCTTCATTGGATAGAATTATATGTCGGTTGATCAAAATGGGATTGTTTTTTAATGCCACAGAACTTCTAAATGCAGTCGGTTTTAAGGGATGTTGA